In Peromyscus maniculatus bairdii isolate BWxNUB_F1_BW_parent chromosome 21, HU_Pman_BW_mat_3.1, whole genome shotgun sequence, one DNA window encodes the following:
- the LOC143269907 gene encoding vacuolar protein sorting-associated protein 52 homolog yields the protein MGVDLRHYSKQVELELQQIEQKSIRDYIQESENIASLHNQITACDAVLEPMEQMLGAFQSDLTSISSEIRTLQE from the exons ATG GGTGTGGATCTGCGACACTATTCGAAGCaggtggagctggagctgcagcagATTGAGCAGAAATCGATCCGGGACT ACATCCAAGAGAGTGAGAACATAGCGTCTCTGCACAATCAGATCACAGCCTGCGATGCTGTCCTGGAG CCCATGGAGCAGATGTTGGGAGCTTTTCAGAGTGACCTCACCTCCATCAGCTCTGAGATCCGGACCCTGCAGGAGTAG